A single genomic interval of Danio aesculapii chromosome 5, fDanAes4.1, whole genome shotgun sequence harbors:
- the svopb gene encoding synaptic vesicle 2-related protein, whose amino-acid sequence MSRLTRSVQVAYNRWKDSSFSFGKFRKSDKSILKSENNEPNDEGACADLEQEDLGNRTTRSSENSEIFTVEEAVEAIGFGRFQWKLTLLTGIAWMVDAMEMVLISVLSPQLHCEWRLLSWKKAFIAVVVFSGMMLSSTFWGNISDKYGRKVCLTLCMLWTLYFGLLSAFAPVYGWMLVLQGLVGFGLGGAPQSVTLYTEFLPVKSRGTAIVLLGVFWAVGAVFEVVLALLVMPTLGWKWLLAFSNLPLLVFAASCCWLPESARFDVLRGRSDKALNTLIRIAADNKSSVPAGRLIANTQTERGRIKDLFIPEYRRTTLLVWCIWFFSAFLYYGLVLLTTELFQAGSACGVTENSNMEHQCSLMCQYLTINDYLDLLWTTFAEFPGLLVALWMVNRTSRRKSMVICFSLFTVCILPLYACTHRIVLTVFIFIARTSINGGWQIAYVYTPEVFPTAIRAIGIGTSSGMSRVGALVTPFIAQVLLKSSVYLTLSVYLIFSLLGTAACWALPMETEGRSLQESTQRSTEQKHTEKTHDSETAESSRNTAHGE is encoded by the exons ATGAGTAGGTTGACAAGATCAGTGCAAGTGGCTTATAATCGCTGGAAAGACTCCAGTTTCAG ttttgggaAATTTCGGAAAAGTGATAAAAGCATTCTTAAATCTGAAAATAATGAGCCTAATGATGAAGGAGCTTGTGCTGATCTGGAGCAAGAGGATTTGGGAAACAGGACGACCAGAAGCTCTGAAAACTCAG AAATCTTCACTGTTGAGGAAGCAGTTGAGGCTATTGGTTTTGGAAGATTTCAATGGAAGCTCACTTTGTTAACTGGAATTGCATGG ATGGTGGATGCTATGGAAATGGTGCTCATAAGTGTTCTTTCTCCTCAACTGCACTGTGAATGGAGGCTCCTGAGCTGGAAGAAGGCTTTCATAGCAGTG GTAGTGTTCTCTGGGATGATGCTCAGTTCCACGTTTTGGGGAAACATTTCAGACAAATATGGCCGAAAAGTG TGTTTAACACTGTGCATGCTGTGGACACTTTACTTTGGGTTACTCAGTGCTTTTGCACCTGTTTACGGCTGGATGTTGGTGTTGCAAGGCCTTGTGGGATTTGGGCTAGGAGGAGCCCCTCAGTC AGTGACTTTATATACTGAATTCCTCCCAGTGAAATCCAGAGGGACGGCCATAGTACTGTTAGGG GTGTTCTGGGCTGTGGGCGCTGTGTTTGAGGTGGTTCTGGCTTTACTGGTCATGCCCACattaggctggaaatggctgctGGCTTTCTCCAACCTTCCTCTGCTTGTGTTTGCTGCCTCCTGCTGT TGGTTACCAGAGAGCGCCAGATTTGATGTACTGAGAGGGCGAAGCGACAAGGCCCTGAACACTCTGATACGCATCGCAGCAGATAATAAGAGCTCAGTGCCTGCAGGAAGACTCATAGCAAACACACAG ACTGAACGTGGGAGAATTAAAGATCTGTTTATTCCAGAATACCGCAGGACGACACTTTTAGTTTGGTGTATCTG GTTTTTCAGTGCTTTTTTATATTATGGTCTTGTGCTGCTGACCACTGAGCTGTTCCAAGCAGGATCTGCATGTGGTG TCACTGAAAACTCAAACATGGAGCATCAGTGCAGTTTGATGTGCCAATATCTGACTATTAATGATTATTTGGACCTCCTGTGGACCACCTTTGCTGAATTTCCAG GTCTCCTGGTAGCACTGTGGATGGTTAATAGAACTAGCCGGAGAAAAAGCATGGTGATTTGTTTTTCACTATTCACTGTGTGTATTTTACCACTATACGCCTGCACACACAG GATAGTTCTCACAGTCTTTATTTTCATTGCTCGAACCAGTATCAATGGAGGCTGGCAGATTGCATATGTTTATACACCTGAG GTTTTCCCCACAGCAATCCGGGCAATTGGCATTGGTACAAGCAGCGGGATGTCTCGTGTTGGAGCTCTCGTCACACCATTTATCGCTCAG GTCCTTCTGAAGTCATCGGTTTACCTGACTCTGtctgtgtatttaatatttagctTGCTGGGCACAGCAGCATGCTGGGCTTTACCCATGGAAACAGAAGGTCGGAGCCTACAGGAATCAACACAGCGCTCCAcggaacaaaaacacacagaaaaaacacatGACTCTGAGACTGCCGAATCATCCAGAAACACAGCACATGGGGAATAA
- the ungb gene encoding uracil-DNA glycosylase, translated as MSEEQANGENLQLSEEQLCQIEKNRRAALQRLASRNVPVPVGESWRRHIGTEFAKPYFTKLMSFVTMERKCSTVYPSLEHMFYWTTLCTIEDVKVVILGQDPYHHPGQAHGLAFSVLRPKSPPPSLENIFMELKEDIVGFQHPGHGDLTEWGKQGVLLLNSVLTVRAHQPTSHEGRGWEIFTDAVVLWLSRNLRGLVFLLWGSYAQKKGRVIDRKHHHVLETSHPSPYSVHLGFSGCRHFSKTNMLLKASGKKPVEWTAL; from the exons ATGTCAGAAG AGCAAGCTAACGGTGAGAACTTGCAGCTCAGTGAGGAGCAGCTGTGTCAGATAGAAAAGAACAGACGTGCTGCACTGCAAAGACTGGCCAGCCGAAATGTACCTGTGCCTGTTGGAGAAAGCTGGAGAAGACACATTGGGACTGAATTTGCAAAACCATATTTTACAAAA CTCATGTCTTTTGTTACAATGGAGAGGAAATGCTCTACTGTTTATCCCAGCCTTGAACATATGTTTTATTGGACAACTTTGTGCACAATTGAAGAT GTAAAAGTTGTCATTCTCGGGCAAGACCCCTATCATCATCCAGGACAGGCCCATGGTTTGGCCTTCAGTGTGCTGAGGCCTAAATCACCTCCTCCCAG TTTGGAAAACATATTCATGGAGCTAAAAGAAGATATTGTTGGATTCCAGCACCCAGGACATGGAGACCTGACAGAATGGGGTAAACAAG GTGTTCTGCTGCTGAACTCTGTGCTGACAGTGAGGGCTCATCAACCCACCTCTCATGAGGGTCGAGGCTGGGAGATCTTCACAGATGCTGTGGTCCTGTGGCTCAGCAGGAACCTCAGAGGCCTGGTCTTCCTGCTTTGGGGTTCATATGCTCAGAAAAAAGGCAGAGTCATTGACAGG AAACATCATCATGTTCTTGAGACTTCGCATCCATCACCGTACTCTGTACATTTAGGCTTTTCTGGATGTAGGCACTTCTCTAAAACTAATATGTTACTAAAAGCATCAGGAAAGAAGCCAGTTGAATGGACAGCTCTCTGA